In the genome of Candidatus Saccharibacteria bacterium oral taxon 488, one region contains:
- the murB gene encoding UDP-N-acetylmuramate dehydrogenase, which yields MEIRTDIPLQQYTTMQLGGTARFMASATSVNEVRELYKSAKVQGIPIFVLGGGSNVIARDEGFEGAVLLNRIKGFEVLTDDGQTATIKVGAGEIWDEVVKRTVTMGLSGIEAMSAIPGTAGAAPVQNVGAYGQEVADVLTELEAYDSLTDRVVTLGAAECGFSYRHSIFRGEASGRYCILSITIKLHHAAPKPPFYAGLQRYLTNMNITTFTPQVIRDAVMAIRFDKLPDPTERPNAGSFFKNALIESWQLNELRERYPDAPSYDMPDGRHKVPTGWLIEQAGLKGALLHGMRVHDKNALVLINESATSYHDLAAARDTIIQSVYDKFHIQIQQEPLEI from the coding sequence ATGGAGATACGAACAGATATTCCGTTACAACAGTATACGACGATGCAGCTCGGTGGCACAGCACGCTTTATGGCGTCGGCGACGTCGGTGAATGAAGTGAGAGAATTATATAAAAGTGCCAAGGTGCAAGGTATACCGATCTTTGTCTTGGGCGGCGGTAGTAATGTCATCGCTCGCGACGAAGGGTTTGAGGGGGCGGTGCTGCTCAATCGAATCAAGGGGTTTGAAGTGCTGACTGATGATGGCCAGACGGCAACGATCAAGGTTGGTGCGGGTGAAATATGGGATGAGGTGGTTAAGCGTACAGTTACCATGGGCCTGAGCGGCATTGAGGCGATGTCGGCCATCCCTGGTACAGCCGGCGCTGCGCCGGTGCAAAATGTCGGTGCGTATGGCCAGGAAGTTGCTGATGTGCTCACTGAGCTAGAGGCGTACGACTCACTGACTGACCGGGTGGTGACCTTAGGCGCAGCGGAATGCGGGTTTTCATATCGGCATAGTATTTTTCGTGGTGAGGCGAGCGGCCGCTACTGCATTCTCTCAATTACCATCAAGCTCCATCACGCAGCGCCAAAACCGCCATTTTACGCCGGCCTCCAGCGGTATTTGACCAACATGAATATCACGACCTTTACGCCGCAGGTGATCCGCGACGCGGTGATGGCGATTCGGTTTGATAAGTTACCTGATCCGACCGAGCGACCTAATGCTGGCTCATTCTTCAAGAACGCGCTGATCGAATCATGGCAACTGAATGAACTTCGTGAACGGTATCCAGATGCCCCATCCTATGATATGCCGGACGGCCGACACAAGGTGCCAACGGGCTGGTTGATCGAGCAGGCTGGGCTCAAGGGGGCATTGCTTCACGGCATGCGGGTGCACGACAAGAACGCGCTGGTATTGATCAATGAGTCGGCGACCAGCTACCACGATCTGGCGGCGGCACGTGACACCATCATCCAGTCAGTCTACGATAAGTTCCACATCCAGATCCAGCAAGAACCGTTGGAAATTTGA
- the glgP gene encoding alpha-glucan family phosphorylase, producing MGSYSYTNTSPYQPQDIEDASEFYDVIERSSLTHQLSESRPYVYWTMEIYDKANGIKGGGGLGVLAADTRRVAEKLEVPFVVVTPFYRSESHQKITDLAQTEYVEKVSPQEYGFHYIDEVSVSSAGFPDASLSVFRKTLGSTQFVTISEPNFGQLYEGEGSGDHRLYQEVALGFGGYKALKLLGIKPAVIQLNETATIFAALARLDELCANGMNLYEAIVYVRKHTLYTNHTLLQAAEPEFHRSQFEKLVLPNLKSNAVRCWLMEQFRNDRLRPNLLAIELTEAKNGVSKLHAHVANFRDRNNDKVKFHAITNGIDLETWVLPEILQAYREHAIIDKFGLPTEQCQEAISGLSAATIRSLKRTGRLELNRVLARRKDQYNNPVHLPEDALVFDFKRRFANYKRPHLPFERPEVLKQILLDSNAHYILAGKVHQGDHDMYQQLLTILKLVDSDPVLRERVHYIQDYDETLGRALAIGSDVAINVPIIGLEACGTSWEKDIANLKLLISTSDGGVADIKPIACLEVSGVSLEDETTSLYANMRRAAQIIANDELLTQHIHRQLTAYLPIISGARMLKDYLKFLFPARHTTK from the coding sequence ATGGGTTCATATTCATACACAAACACTTCACCATACCAGCCACAGGACATCGAAGACGCCTCCGAGTTTTATGACGTGATTGAGCGCAGCAGCCTGACGCATCAACTGTCTGAGTCACGGCCGTACGTTTACTGGACAATGGAAATTTATGACAAAGCCAACGGCATTAAGGGCGGCGGCGGTCTCGGTGTTTTGGCGGCAGATACTCGACGGGTGGCCGAAAAGTTAGAGGTACCGTTTGTGGTGGTTACGCCATTTTATCGTAGCGAGTCGCACCAAAAAATTACCGACCTCGCACAAACTGAATACGTTGAGAAGGTCTCGCCCCAAGAGTATGGCTTTCATTATATTGATGAGGTTTCGGTTAGCTCCGCCGGCTTTCCCGATGCTAGCCTCAGTGTCTTTCGCAAGACACTCGGCTCAACTCAATTTGTCACCATCTCAGAGCCAAACTTTGGACAATTGTACGAAGGAGAAGGCTCGGGCGATCACCGACTCTACCAAGAAGTAGCGCTTGGGTTTGGCGGCTATAAGGCCCTGAAGCTGCTCGGCATCAAACCAGCCGTCATTCAGCTCAATGAAACCGCAACAATTTTTGCGGCACTGGCTCGGCTGGACGAGCTATGCGCCAACGGCATGAATTTATATGAAGCAATTGTTTACGTCCGCAAACACACGCTCTACACCAACCACACTCTACTCCAGGCAGCTGAACCGGAGTTCCACCGCTCGCAATTTGAAAAATTGGTACTGCCAAACCTCAAAAGCAACGCCGTGCGCTGCTGGCTGATGGAGCAATTTCGTAATGATCGCCTGCGACCAAACTTGTTGGCAATTGAGCTAACCGAAGCCAAAAACGGCGTCAGTAAACTGCACGCCCACGTGGCTAATTTCCGCGACCGCAACAACGACAAAGTCAAATTCCATGCCATCACTAACGGCATTGACCTCGAGACATGGGTGCTACCGGAAATTCTGCAGGCTTATCGCGAACATGCCATTATTGATAAATTTGGCCTACCGACCGAACAGTGCCAAGAGGCGATCAGCGGGCTATCAGCCGCCACTATTCGATCACTCAAGCGTACTGGCCGGCTGGAATTAAATCGAGTTCTCGCCAGGCGCAAGGATCAATACAACAACCCAGTTCACCTACCCGAGGACGCACTGGTGTTCGACTTCAAGCGGCGATTTGCCAATTACAAGCGACCACATCTACCATTTGAACGCCCGGAAGTGCTCAAGCAGATTTTGCTTGATAGCAACGCTCACTATATTCTTGCCGGTAAGGTTCATCAGGGCGATCATGATATGTATCAGCAGCTCCTGACCATCCTCAAACTCGTCGATAGCGACCCTGTCCTGCGTGAGCGTGTCCACTACATCCAAGATTACGACGAGACCCTAGGACGAGCGCTGGCGATTGGCTCAGACGTTGCTATCAACGTGCCGATCATTGGCCTCGAGGCCTGCGGTACATCATGGGAAAAAGACATTGCCAATCTCAAGCTGCTTATCTCCACCAGTGACGGTGGCGTTGCCGATATCAAGCCAATCGCCTGCCTCGAGGTGAGCGGCGTGAGTCTAGAGGATGAGACCACCTCGCTCTACGCTAATATGCGGCGGGCGGCACAAATTATCGCTAACGACGAGCTACTGACACAGCACATTCATCGCCAGCTCACAGCCTATCTACCGATCATATCGGGTGCACGAATGCTCAAGGATTATCTCAAGTTTCTGTTTCCTGCCCGTCATACAACCAAATAG
- a CDS encoding AAA domain-containing protein, protein MADEGFGMNEVRPEFRYHSLRAQKARFTARFGTIWHVLVVLVAAALGLGGVWLLIKHGPIGWLMIGLVGLLAMLSVWWQGDLKTMAVSVRVETIDDVMAADVLGRLSQRPSPKEIALAVGQSRAGQFLGVRLGLTPNFLANIASDDPNNTPAVWQSALRIWRDTNSPKVTGAVLAAAIVEQFPNHDALLANLKIDFRDVLGGIMWYERLKSLIEQFKQKPLHTGGIARDWSFGYTPLLSRFAQNLSLQVSGGTMIAQLDAHQAALDQLMTIFGSNGRQNAALVGLDGAGKSTVVAAFAEMLIDGHKTVPSSLLYRQIFLLDASSLISAAAGRGELEGLVTQILNEAFLSKNVILCLDNAQLFFEEGVGSVDLSNLLLPILEAGRLRIILTMDSQRYLQISQRNAQLATALNTIVIEPSSPEETVRIMRDQLLGLEHRHKVTYMYQAIAEAYRVGERYVQDVAMPGRALKVLEAAAHYASSGLVTAQSVDDAVEKTMGIKIATASTDDEREKLLNLEDLIHQRMINQTRAVSVISDAIRRARAGVRNPDRPIGTFLFLGPTGVGKTELSKALADIYFGGEGNLIRLDLNEFVRAEDVARLIADGANDPMSLTAQVQKRPFSVVLLDEIEKAHPQVLTTLLQLLDEGILRDEKNRDISFRDAIIIATSNAGAERIREYIERGYQLEQFEQTFINELINANLFRPEFLNRFDEIVLFRPLGKEELLQVVDLILAGINRTLAPQKIQVAVEEAGKKLLVDAGYDPRLGARPMRRVVQRAVENTVAKQLLVGTVAPGSTTIITAEQIRAVVGEAANGSSMVSPGPGAPPMSLEQ, encoded by the coding sequence GTGGCAGATGAGGGTTTTGGCATGAACGAGGTGCGGCCGGAGTTTCGCTATCACAGCTTGCGGGCGCAAAAGGCACGGTTTACGGCGCGGTTTGGTACAATTTGGCATGTGCTAGTGGTGCTCGTCGCTGCTGCGTTGGGTCTGGGTGGTGTCTGGCTATTGATCAAGCACGGGCCGATTGGCTGGTTGATGATTGGCCTCGTGGGGCTATTGGCGATGCTCAGCGTGTGGTGGCAGGGCGATCTCAAGACGATGGCAGTGAGTGTGCGAGTGGAGACGATTGATGATGTGATGGCGGCGGATGTGCTGGGTCGTCTGAGCCAGCGGCCGTCGCCAAAAGAGATCGCGCTGGCGGTTGGTCAGTCGCGGGCCGGGCAATTCCTCGGGGTGCGGTTGGGCCTCACACCGAACTTTTTGGCGAATATCGCTTCGGATGATCCCAATAATACGCCAGCTGTATGGCAATCGGCGCTGCGAATTTGGCGTGACACCAATAGCCCGAAGGTAACAGGTGCGGTGTTGGCGGCGGCGATTGTTGAGCAATTTCCGAATCATGATGCCTTGCTCGCGAATTTGAAAATTGATTTTCGCGATGTATTGGGCGGCATCATGTGGTATGAGCGCCTCAAGTCGTTGATTGAGCAGTTCAAGCAAAAGCCGCTTCACACCGGTGGTATCGCTCGCGACTGGTCGTTTGGTTATACGCCGCTATTGAGCCGGTTCGCCCAGAACCTTAGCCTGCAGGTATCGGGTGGGACGATGATCGCGCAGCTGGACGCTCATCAGGCGGCGCTGGATCAATTGATGACAATTTTTGGCTCGAACGGCCGGCAAAATGCGGCGCTGGTCGGGCTTGATGGGGCTGGCAAAAGTACGGTCGTGGCGGCGTTCGCCGAGATGCTCATTGATGGACATAAAACCGTGCCGTCGTCGCTGCTCTATCGGCAGATTTTCCTACTGGACGCCTCATCGCTGATTTCGGCGGCAGCCGGTCGGGGCGAGCTAGAAGGACTGGTGACGCAGATTCTCAACGAAGCATTTTTATCAAAGAATGTGATTCTGTGCCTCGATAATGCCCAGCTGTTTTTCGAGGAGGGCGTTGGTTCAGTTGATCTGAGTAATTTGTTACTGCCAATTTTGGAGGCGGGCAGGCTGCGAATTATCTTGACCATGGATAGTCAGCGCTATTTGCAGATTTCTCAGCGCAACGCCCAGCTGGCGACGGCGCTCAATACCATCGTTATCGAGCCGTCGTCACCCGAGGAGACGGTGCGAATTATGCGTGATCAGCTGCTTGGTCTCGAACATCGCCATAAAGTGACCTATATGTATCAAGCCATCGCTGAAGCTTACCGCGTCGGCGAGCGGTACGTCCAAGACGTGGCGATGCCGGGTCGGGCGCTCAAGGTGCTGGAGGCGGCAGCTCACTATGCGTCGTCCGGTCTGGTGACAGCTCAGTCGGTCGATGACGCGGTCGAAAAAACCATGGGCATCAAGATCGCGACCGCCTCGACTGATGACGAACGGGAAAAACTCTTGAACCTTGAAGACTTGATCCATCAGCGCATGATCAATCAAACGCGTGCCGTCAGCGTCATCTCTGATGCGATCCGGCGAGCGCGTGCCGGCGTGCGTAACCCTGATCGGCCGATTGGCACGTTCTTGTTCCTCGGACCAACTGGTGTCGGTAAAACCGAGCTGTCCAAGGCGCTGGCGGATATCTATTTTGGTGGCGAGGGCAACCTAATCCGGCTGGATCTCAACGAATTTGTGCGGGCCGAGGACGTGGCGCGGCTGATCGCCGATGGGGCGAATGATCCGATGAGCCTGACCGCCCAGGTACAGAAGCGGCCGTTTTCGGTGGTGTTGCTTGATGAAATTGAAAAGGCCCATCCGCAGGTGCTCACGACACTGTTGCAGCTACTGGACGAGGGAATTTTACGCGACGAGAAAAACCGCGATATTAGTTTTCGTGACGCCATTATTATCGCCACGTCAAATGCTGGTGCTGAGAGAATTCGCGAATACATCGAGCGTGGCTACCAACTGGAGCAGTTCGAACAAACATTTATCAACGAGCTGATTAATGCCAATCTGTTTCGTCCGGAATTCTTGAACCGCTTTGATGAAATCGTGCTATTTCGTCCCTTGGGCAAAGAAGAGTTGCTGCAGGTCGTCGATCTCATTTTGGCTGGTATCAATCGGACGTTGGCGCCGCAAAAAATCCAAGTCGCCGTCGAAGAGGCGGGTAAAAAATTACTGGTCGACGCTGGCTACGATCCGCGCCTCGGTGCTCGCCCGATGCGCCGCGTGGTGCAACGAGCTGTCGAGAATACCGTCGCCAAACAATTGTTGGTTGGCACCGTCGCGCCGGGCTCAACGACGATTATCACGGCGGAGCAGATACGAGCGGTGGTCGGCGAGGCGGCTAATGGTAGCAGTATGGTGTCCCCAGGCCCGGGCGCGCCACCGATGTCGCTTGAACAGTAG
- a CDS encoding aminotransferase class I/II-fold pyridoxal phosphate-dependent enzyme, producing the protein MQDTQVADLIAAEIERQQLGIEMIPSENYVSTSVLKALGSVFTNKYSEGYPGRRYYGGQENTDQIEQLAIDRAKKLFKADHANVQPHSGAQANEAVYYAWCEPGDTILAMDLAHGGHLTHGAPVTRSAREYNFVRYGIKDVETGEIDYEEIRRLALKHQPKIILAGFSAYPRELDYTKFAEIGNEVGAMLMADMSHIAGLIVGGVAKNPFDYGFHVITTTTHKTLRGPRGGLILSRGIASNPLKRPEKTLENLPTLIDRAVFPGTQGGPHMHTIAAKAVAFGEALRPEFTEYAQQIVKNAAVLADELKRGGLKLVTGGTSNHLVLADIYGSFGIDGKTAQERLEASGITANANAIPNDTLPPFRPSGLRLGTPALTTRGMTEAEVKQIAKWIIAAINTENPAEYTKIKQQTTSLAARFPLPYN; encoded by the coding sequence ATGCAAGATACGCAGGTCGCCGATTTAATTGCGGCAGAAATAGAACGGCAGCAGCTGGGGATCGAAATGATCCCAAGCGAAAATTACGTTTCAACTAGTGTACTCAAAGCGCTGGGCAGCGTCTTTACCAACAAATATTCTGAGGGTTACCCCGGACGACGCTATTACGGCGGACAAGAAAACACCGACCAAATTGAGCAGCTGGCGATTGACCGCGCTAAAAAGCTATTCAAGGCCGACCACGCCAATGTCCAGCCGCACTCCGGCGCCCAGGCCAACGAGGCGGTGTATTATGCGTGGTGCGAGCCTGGCGATACCATTCTGGCGATGGATTTGGCGCACGGCGGCCACCTGACGCATGGCGCGCCAGTCACCCGCTCAGCCCGCGAATATAACTTTGTCCGCTACGGCATCAAGGATGTCGAGACTGGCGAAATTGACTATGAAGAAATTCGCCGCTTGGCGCTGAAACATCAGCCAAAAATCATCTTGGCGGGCTTCTCGGCCTATCCGCGCGAGCTAGATTACACCAAGTTTGCCGAGATTGGCAACGAAGTCGGCGCTATGTTGATGGCAGACATGAGCCACATCGCTGGGCTGATCGTCGGCGGCGTAGCCAAAAATCCGTTCGATTATGGCTTTCACGTTATCACCACTACCACGCACAAAACCTTGCGCGGCCCGCGCGGCGGCTTGATTTTGTCGAGGGGCATAGCCAGCAATCCTTTGAAGCGGCCGGAAAAAACCTTGGAAAACTTGCCAACACTGATCGACCGGGCGGTCTTCCCTGGCACCCAAGGGGGCCCGCACATGCACACCATCGCTGCCAAAGCAGTCGCCTTTGGCGAGGCGCTACGCCCAGAGTTCACGGAATACGCCCAGCAAATCGTTAAAAATGCAGCCGTTCTGGCAGATGAACTAAAGCGCGGCGGCTTGAAATTAGTAACAGGCGGCACCAGCAACCATCTAGTGTTAGCGGACATCTATGGCAGCTTCGGCATTGATGGTAAAACTGCTCAGGAGCGGCTAGAGGCCAGCGGTATCACCGCCAACGCCAACGCCATCCCCAACGACACCCTACCGCCATTCCGTCCAAGCGGCCTGCGCCTCGGCACGCCAGCACTCACTACACGCGGCATGACAGAGGCGGAAGTTAAACAAATTGCCAAGTGGATTATTGCAGCGATAAATACAGAAAATCCAGCAGAATACACAAAAATTAAGCAACAAACTACTAGCCTTGCAGCGCGTTTTCCGCTACCATATAACTAA
- a CDS encoding prepilin-type N-terminal cleavage/methylation domain-containing protein, whose product MASTQQQTSLKHAGGFTVVELMITLIIAGIFIMSGYQLYGAVLARNTEARRTSEAASIGYSILRERGLYKTVSEVCGSGAVKTEHVTPPTTPTLPDPVRARVEYCKVPNSVAVIRVAVIITYGTPAQEVVHATYISG is encoded by the coding sequence ATGGCAAGTACTCAACAGCAAACGTCTCTAAAGCATGCGGGCGGTTTCACCGTTGTCGAATTGATGATCACCTTAATTATCGCCGGGATCTTTATAATGAGCGGCTACCAACTGTATGGGGCGGTGTTGGCGCGCAATACTGAGGCTCGCCGTACGTCGGAGGCCGCTAGTATCGGATACAGCATTCTGCGTGAACGCGGCCTGTACAAAACGGTGTCTGAAGTTTGTGGCAGCGGTGCGGTCAAGACTGAACACGTGACACCACCGACCACGCCAACATTGCCGGATCCAGTACGTGCTCGAGTCGAATATTGTAAAGTGCCAAACAGCGTCGCAGTGATTCGCGTCGCAGTGATTATTACTTATGGAACGCCAGCGCAGGAGGTGGTGCATGCGACGTATATTTCGGGCTAA
- a CDS encoding prepilin-type N-terminal cleavage/methylation domain-containing protein, protein MISSNKTKGFTLVELLIVIVVIAILAAISIAAYNGVSNKARDSERLASARDIINAAAVYNSEKGHWPTIAELGSFNTIRLPDQVKSRLGTTAPSPTDKSKYLYELCGTAPNVTGAKVTYWKEAIDGHEAHEKIVSSGSGC, encoded by the coding sequence ATGATTTCTTCAAACAAAACTAAAGGTTTCACATTGGTTGAGCTCTTGATCGTTATCGTGGTCATCGCTATCTTGGCTGCTATCTCGATAGCAGCATACAATGGTGTATCCAACAAAGCTCGGGATAGCGAGAGGTTAGCCAGCGCACGCGACATCATCAATGCTGCCGCCGTGTACAACTCAGAAAAAGGCCACTGGCCGACAATAGCAGAGCTGGGGTCATTTAATACGATTAGGTTACCTGACCAGGTAAAAAGTCGCCTCGGAACTACCGCACCAAGTCCAACCGATAAAAGCAAGTATCTATACGAGTTGTGCGGAACTGCTCCAAACGTTACCGGAGCAAAAGTTACCTACTGGAAAGAAGCTATTGATGGACACGAAGCTCACGAGAAGATAGTCAGTAGCGGTAGCGGTTGTTAA
- a CDS encoding UDP-N-acetylglucosamine 1-carboxyvinyltransferase, whose translation MSMNDYLQKIGVIITENRNRKGLTQTQLAEAIGTSQSAINRIENGGQNISVEMLVRISDVLNCNIVTLNHSGKMNFRVHGGKKLSGDISVKTSKNAAVGLLCASLLNKGKTTLRHVARIEEVNRIIEVLNSIGVKTRWLRKNDLEIIPPARLRLEDMDIAAAKRTRTVIMFLGPLLHQYHDFRLPFAGGCNLGKRTVEPHLSGLKHFGMQVDAESEYYHARVDPTTGDRTILLTERGDTVTENVIMAAALSPDTTIIRNASPNYMVQDVCFFLQKLGVSVEGIGTTTLKITGRSHINTAVDYCPSEDPIEAMSFIAAAVVTDSEITVRRAPIEFLEIELATLAEMGLQYELSEEYAANNGRTRLVDITLKHSRLIAPKDKIHALPFPGINMDNLPFLGLIATVAKGRTLVHDWSYEKRAIYFTELSKLNAQIELVDPHRVYITGPTRWKPADVVAPPALRPSVVVLLAMLAAPGVSILRDVYSINRGYEELAQRLNSLGAEIEVITE comes from the coding sequence ATGAGTATGAATGACTATCTCCAAAAAATCGGCGTTATTATCACTGAAAATCGTAATCGCAAAGGCCTCACACAGACACAACTAGCTGAGGCCATCGGTACATCACAAAGTGCCATCAATCGCATCGAGAACGGCGGTCAGAATATTAGTGTCGAGATGCTAGTGAGGATTAGCGATGTGCTCAACTGTAACATCGTTACGCTCAATCACTCGGGCAAAATGAACTTTCGGGTGCATGGCGGTAAAAAACTTTCTGGTGATATATCGGTCAAAACGAGCAAGAATGCGGCCGTGGGGCTGCTCTGTGCCAGCTTGCTCAACAAGGGAAAAACGACGCTGCGTCATGTGGCACGTATCGAGGAGGTTAACCGGATCATTGAGGTGCTCAACTCAATTGGCGTTAAAACCCGTTGGCTGCGAAAGAACGACCTGGAGATTATACCACCGGCGCGGCTGAGGCTGGAGGACATGGATATCGCTGCTGCCAAGCGCACGCGTACCGTGATCATGTTCCTTGGCCCACTACTTCATCAATATCATGATTTTCGGCTGCCATTTGCTGGTGGATGCAACCTCGGCAAGCGCACGGTCGAGCCACACCTATCAGGGCTAAAGCACTTTGGGATGCAGGTGGACGCTGAGAGCGAATATTATCATGCGCGCGTCGATCCAACAACAGGCGATAGGACAATTTTATTGACTGAACGTGGCGATACCGTGACGGAGAATGTTATCATGGCGGCGGCACTGTCTCCGGACACCACCATTATTCGCAATGCGAGCCCAAACTATATGGTGCAGGATGTGTGTTTCTTTTTGCAGAAATTGGGCGTGAGCGTTGAGGGTATCGGTACAACGACACTGAAAATCACGGGCCGGTCGCACATCAATACAGCGGTTGATTATTGCCCGTCTGAAGACCCGATCGAGGCGATGAGCTTTATCGCGGCGGCCGTGGTGACTGACTCAGAAATCACGGTGCGCCGGGCGCCAATTGAGTTTCTGGAAATTGAGCTGGCAACGCTGGCGGAAATGGGTTTGCAATATGAGTTAAGTGAGGAATATGCAGCCAACAACGGTCGTACTCGCTTGGTGGATATCACGCTGAAACACTCTAGGTTGATTGCGCCAAAAGACAAGATTCACGCGCTGCCGTTTCCGGGGATTAATATGGACAACTTGCCGTTCTTGGGGCTGATTGCGACCGTTGCTAAAGGTCGGACATTGGTGCACGATTGGAGTTATGAGAAGCGAGCGATTTATTTCACCGAGCTGAGTAAATTGAATGCGCAGATTGAGCTGGTTGATCCGCATCGGGTGTATATCACTGGCCCGACCAGGTGGAAGCCCGCTGATGTTGTGGCGCCGCCAGCGCTGCGGCCGTCGGTTGTGGTACTGCTCGCCATGTTAGCGGCGCCGGGCGTGTCAATCTTGCGTGATGTGTATTCAATTAATCGCGGCTACGAGGAACTAGCGCAGCGGCTTAATTCGCTGGGTGCAGAGATTGAAGTTATCACCGAGTAG
- a CDS encoding prepilin-type N-terminal cleavage/methylation domain-containing protein has protein sequence MKGRGFTLVELIIAIAVMAILLVLATLSFRNYQAAARDKEREADVLALQNYLESVYPREIRDSAGNVIKPAGGYPAYVSGASGAGKMTAAQFAAAFDELGGAAKTGPLDRERLISAINGTFGVNPIANVGQLFAKKDDYENTKITNYPNGAYVYIAGVYGGVCDEIGTACRRYTIFYHLETKEPGKWQVLNSKRL, from the coding sequence ATGAAGGGACGGGGGTTTACGCTAGTCGAGCTGATCATTGCTATTGCTGTCATGGCAATTCTACTGGTGCTCGCAACATTGAGTTTTCGTAATTATCAGGCGGCGGCACGCGATAAGGAGCGTGAGGCCGATGTACTAGCCTTGCAGAACTATCTCGAGAGCGTCTATCCACGGGAAATTCGCGACAGTGCCGGTAACGTCATCAAGCCTGCTGGCGGCTATCCGGCGTATGTTTCTGGCGCCAGCGGTGCTGGCAAGATGACTGCGGCGCAGTTTGCAGCGGCGTTTGACGAACTGGGTGGTGCCGCCAAGACCGGCCCACTGGATCGAGAACGCCTTATTTCGGCGATTAACGGTACATTCGGTGTCAATCCGATCGCTAACGTGGGTCAGCTGTTTGCCAAGAAGGATGATTACGAAAACACCAAGATTACTAATTATCCGAACGGTGCGTACGTCTACATTGCTGGGGTTTACGGTGGCGTGTGTGACGAGATAGGTACGGCCTGTCGGCGCTATACGATTTTTTATCATTTAGAAACAAAGGAGCCGGGTAAATGGCAAGTACTCAACAGCAAACGTCTCTAA
- a CDS encoding prepilin-type N-terminal cleavage/methylation domain-containing protein: protein MISSNKTKGFTLVELLIVIVVIAILAAISIVAYNGVTNKARDDERATDARNIINAAAAYNSEKDKWPTDTEIKGFDTIKLSKNAKDNIGNTAPGPNDKGKYKYELCQDSNNNNTGAKVTYWKDIIEGSAQHEQVITTGSNC, encoded by the coding sequence ATGATTTCTTCAAACAAAACTAAAGGTTTCACATTGGTTGAGCTCTTGATCGTTATCGTGGTCATCGCTATCTTGGCTGCTATTTCGATTGTAGCGTACAATGGTGTGACAAATAAGGCTCGGGATGATGAGCGTGCAACCGATGCGCGTAACATTATTAACGCAGCAGCTGCATATAATTCTGAAAAGGATAAGTGGCCAACGGATACCGAAATCAAGGGATTTGATACGATTAAGCTATCAAAGAATGCGAAGGATAATATAGGCAACACTGCCCCAGGTCCAAACGATAAGGGTAAGTACAAATACGAACTTTGTCAGGACTCAAACAATAACAACACCGGTGCTAAAGTTACCTACTGGAAAGATATTATCGAAGGAAGTGCTCAGCACGAGCAGGTGATTACTACTGGTAGCAACTGCTAG